Proteins encoded by one window of Gemmatimonadota bacterium:
- a CDS encoding 1-acyl-sn-glycerol-3-phosphate acyltransferase yields MARWLSGIGLHWFYSDIRITGLDRIPLHGPILVAMNHQSALVDAMLALDVVPREVRITAKATLGDSLAGAVLMKVAHIVPLSRASDRAVAHDPLRNRRSFEAIIEELCAGGAVLLFPEGTSHNDPDLAPLRTGLARVALRAREANVHDIRIVPIGTTFADKAEPNTVVSVQIGEPILMDDWPDDDVHRLTQDVASRLRTVSFTGDVRALNEPVEARRNILIRTAAWWGRVMHEIPLRIARRQAIRLSGDVGEVAMYTMTLGLAATLVSYLIEVPIIWALLGRVVGLVFLASLVSGAYCAAYTERFPKRS; encoded by the coding sequence TTGGCACGCTGGCTCAGCGGAATCGGCTTGCACTGGTTCTACAGCGACATACGCATCACTGGATTGGACCGTATCCCGTTGCACGGTCCGATTCTGGTGGCGATGAATCACCAGAGCGCGCTGGTCGATGCAATGCTGGCGCTTGATGTCGTTCCACGCGAAGTACGCATCACCGCGAAGGCCACACTGGGCGACAGCCTCGCCGGCGCAGTCTTGATGAAGGTAGCTCACATCGTGCCGCTCAGCCGCGCATCCGATAGAGCTGTTGCGCATGATCCGCTTCGCAATCGTCGCTCTTTCGAGGCAATCATAGAAGAGTTGTGCGCGGGCGGAGCAGTGCTTCTGTTTCCAGAAGGAACGAGCCATAATGATCCGGACCTTGCGCCGCTAAGGACGGGCCTCGCACGCGTCGCACTGCGAGCACGTGAGGCCAACGTGCACGACATTCGGATAGTCCCTATCGGAACCACGTTTGCCGACAAGGCTGAGCCGAATACAGTCGTGTCCGTACAGATTGGCGAGCCAATACTGATGGATGACTGGCCCGATGACGATGTGCATCGGCTCACACAGGACGTCGCGAGCAGGCTTCGGACCGTTTCATTTACCGGAGATGTACGAGCACTGAACGAACCCGTGGAGGCGCGCCGGAATATCCTGATACGTACCGCAGCCTGGTGGGGACGAGTGATGCACGAAATCCCACTCCGCATCGCGCGCCGCCAGGCGATCAGGCTCAGCGGCGACGTCGGTGAGGTTGCGATGTACACGATGACCCTCGGCCTCGCAGCAACCCTGGTGTCCTACCTGATCGAAGTCCCGATTATCTGGGCGCTACTCGGCAGAGTCGTTGGGCTCGTGTTTCTCGCATCACTCGTTTCCGGTGCATACTGCGCTGCGTACACGGAACGCTTCCCGAAACGGTCCTGA